The DNA region GGCCAGTTCGAGCGCACGCTCATCGTCGCCGACGAGGGCGCGTACGTGTCGTACCTGGAAGGCTGCACCGCGCCGATGCGCGACGAGAACCAGCTCCACGCGGCGGTGGTCGAGCTGGTCGCGCTCGACGGCGCGCACGTGAAGTACTCGACCGTGCAGAACTGGTACCCCGGCGACGCCGAGGGGCGCGGCGGCATCTACAACTTCGTCACCAAGCGCGGCAAGGCCATGCGCAAGGCGAAGATCAGCTGGACGCAGGTGGAGACCGGCTCGGCCATCACCTGGAAGTACCCGTCGTGCATCCTGCAGGGCGACGAGTCGGTGGGCGAGTTCTACTCGGTCGCGCTCACGAACCACCGCCAGCAGGCGGACACCGGCACCAAGATGATCCACATCGGGCGGGACACCCGCTCGACCATCATCTCGAAGGGCATCAGCGCCGGGCGCGGCCAGAACACCTACCGCGGCCTGGTGAAGATGATGAAGGGCGCCACCGGCGCGCGGAACTACTCGCAGTGCGACTCGCTGCTCATCGGCGACCGCTGCGGGGCCCACACGTTCCCGTACATCGAGGTGCGCAACCCGACCGCCAAGGTCGAGCACGAGGCCACCACCTCGAAGATCAGCGACGACCAGCTCTTCTACTGCCGGCAGCGCGGCATCTCCGACGAGGACGCGGTCTCGATGATCGTGAACGGCTTCGCGAAGCAGGTGCTGAAGGAGCTGCCCATGGAGTTCGCCGTGGAAGCTCAGAAGCTCCTGGGCATGTCGCTGGAAGGGAGCGTCGGCTAGGCCATGGCCGTGAAGGACGACATCATGCTGAGCATCCAGGGGCTGCGCGCGAAGGTCGCCGACCGCGAGATCCTGAAGGGCGTGGACCTCGAGATCCGCGCGGGCGAGGTCCACGCGATCATGGGGCCGAACGGCTCGGGCAAGTCCACGCTGGCGGGCGTGCTGGCCGGCCGCGAGGCGTACGAGGTCACCGGCGGCACCGCCACCTACCTCGGGCAGGACCTGCTCGCGCTCGCGCCCGAGGCGCGCGCCGCGGCGGGCGTGTTCCTCGGCTTCCAGTACCCGGTGGAGATCCCCGGGGTCGGCAACCTGTACTTCCTGCGCACCGCGCTGAACGCGATCCGGCGCGCGCGCGGCGAGGACGAGCTCGACGCGATGGACTTCCTCGCGCTCGCCCGCGAGAAGATGAAGCTGGTGGACCTCGACCCGGCGTTCGGCAGCCGCTCGGTGAACGAGGGCTTCTCCGGCGGCGAGAAGAAGCGCAACGAGATCTTCCAGATGGCGGTGCTGGAGCCGCGCCTCGCCATCCTCGACGAGATCGACTCGGGCCTCGACATCGACGCGCTGCGGGTGGTCTCGCGCGGCGTGAACGCGCTGCGCCGGGCCGACCGCGCCGTGCTGCTCGTCACGCACTACAAGCGCCTGCTCGAGCACGTCTCGCCGGACCGCATCCACGTGATGGCCGGCGGCCGGATCGTGCGCTCCGGCGGCCCGGAGCTGGCGGACGAGCTGGAGCGCACCGGGTACGCCTGGGTGGACGGCGCGCGGCCGGAGGTGGAGCGCGCCGCCGGCGCGGGGGCGCTGTCGTGACCCCGGCGGAGCAGAGCCTCGCGGCCGCGTTCCGCGGCGGCGCCGGCGAGCCGGCCTGGCTGGCCGAGGCGCGCGCCGGGGCGCTCGCGGCCTTCCGCGCGGCGGGCCTGCCCACCACGCGCCACGAGGACTGGCGCTTCACCAGCCTGGCCGCGCTCTCGACGCTGTCGCTCGCGCCGGCGCCCGCGGACGGCGAGGGCCCCGCGCGCGCGCTGCTCGCCAGCCGCCCCGCGCCCGAGGGCGCGCGGCTGGTGTTCGAGAACGGGCGCTTCCGCCGCGAGCTCTCCACCGGCGCGCCGCTCCCGGCCGGCGCGGTGCTGGGGAGCCTCGCCGACGCGCTCCGCCACGCGCCGGAGG from Anaeromyxobacter dehalogenans 2CP-C includes:
- the sufB gene encoding Fe-S cluster assembly protein SufB, whose translation is MSTAEQLKELTEQKYRYGFVTDIEEDKVPKGLSEDVIRLISAKKGEPRFMLEWRLEAYRRWLAMEEPTWANVHYPKIDYQEIVYYSAPKQKKALGSMDEVDPELKRAFAKLGIPLEEQMRLAGVAVDAVFDSVSVATTYKKKLADLGIVFCSFSEAVREHPELVEKYLGSVVPATDNYFAALNSAVFSDGSFVYVPKGVRCPMELSTYFRINAKDTGQFERTLIVADEGAYVSYLEGCTAPMRDENQLHAAVVELVALDGAHVKYSTVQNWYPGDAEGRGGIYNFVTKRGKAMRKAKISWTQVETGSAITWKYPSCILQGDESVGEFYSVALTNHRQQADTGTKMIHIGRDTRSTIISKGISAGRGQNTYRGLVKMMKGATGARNYSQCDSLLIGDRCGAHTFPYIEVRNPTAKVEHEATTSKISDDQLFYCRQRGISDEDAVSMIVNGFAKQVLKELPMEFAVEAQKLLGMSLEGSVG
- the sufC gene encoding Fe-S cluster assembly ATPase SufC translates to MAVKDDIMLSIQGLRAKVADREILKGVDLEIRAGEVHAIMGPNGSGKSTLAGVLAGREAYEVTGGTATYLGQDLLALAPEARAAAGVFLGFQYPVEIPGVGNLYFLRTALNAIRRARGEDELDAMDFLALAREKMKLVDLDPAFGSRSVNEGFSGGEKKRNEIFQMAVLEPRLAILDEIDSGLDIDALRVVSRGVNALRRADRAVLLVTHYKRLLEHVSPDRIHVMAGGRIVRSGGPELADELERTGYAWVDGARPEVERAAGAGALS